From Flavobacterium arcticum, the proteins below share one genomic window:
- a CDS encoding Pycsar system effector family protein, protein MIIVKKAEDFVFNLFKDKLSSDYIYHNFNHTLRVVNAVIVLASKENVDEVNTEILLVAAWLHDVGYVKDEKDHEEVSCTIADEFLKKQGYPPEKITLVCNLIRATKIGIEPKTLLESIIKDADCSHFANENYIDLAELLREEWRITHKKEFTDLEWAMANRDILMYKHRFYSDYAKRELQPMKEHNIVILQAAIKDLQSPKKKKVSKNKINKKKLEQLSRPDRGIDTMFRVTLSNHTRLSDIADSKANIMISVNAIIISIALTTLIPKLDSPNNVHLIIPTLVLLLFSVTSIIFAILSTRPKVTEGTFTREDIDNRKVNLLFFGNFYKMPLTEYSWAVNEMMKDRKYLYDSMIKDLYYLGLVLNRKYKLLRITYNIFMIGILVSVAVFIYAFSRI, encoded by the coding sequence ATGATTATTGTTAAAAAAGCCGAAGATTTCGTATTCAATTTATTCAAAGATAAACTATCTTCGGATTATATTTATCATAATTTTAATCATACTTTACGTGTTGTTAATGCAGTAATAGTATTAGCTAGTAAAGAAAATGTTGATGAGGTAAATACCGAAATACTACTTGTAGCAGCATGGCTTCATGATGTAGGTTATGTAAAAGACGAAAAGGACCATGAAGAGGTAAGCTGTACTATTGCAGATGAATTTTTAAAGAAACAAGGTTATCCCCCTGAAAAAATAACATTGGTGTGTAACCTTATACGTGCTACAAAAATTGGGATAGAACCTAAAACACTATTAGAAAGCATTATTAAAGATGCTGATTGCTCTCATTTTGCTAATGAAAATTATATTGACTTGGCAGAGTTGTTGCGTGAAGAATGGCGCATTACTCATAAAAAAGAGTTTACTGACTTAGAGTGGGCTATGGCGAACAGAGATATACTGATGTACAAACATCGTTTTTATTCTGATTATGCAAAACGAGAGTTACAGCCTATGAAAGAACATAACATAGTTATTTTACAAGCTGCTATAAAAGATTTACAAAGCCCTAAGAAGAAAAAAGTATCTAAAAATAAAATAAATAAAAAGAAACTAGAGCAATTATCACGACCTGATAGAGGTATAGATACTATGTTTCGAGTAACGCTTAGTAATCATACACGGCTTAGCGATATAGCCGATAGTAAGGCTAATATTATGATATCTGTCAATGCTATTATAATTTCGATAGCATTAACTACGCTTATACCTAAGCTTGATAGTCCTAATAATGTACACCTTATTATACCTACCTTAGTACTATTATTATTTAGTGTAACCTCTATAATTTTTGCAATTTTATCTACTAGACCCAAAGTTACCGAGGGTACATTTACTAGAGAAGATATAGATAATAGAAAAGTAAACCTGTTGTTTTTTGGTAATTTTTATAAGATGCCATTAACAGAGTATAGCTGGGCAGTAAACGAAATGATGAAGGATAGAAAATATCTATACGACTCGATGATAAAAGACCTTTACTACTTAGGTTTAGTGCTTAACAGGAAATATAAATTACTACGTATAACTTATAATATTTTTATGATAGGTATTCTCGTTTCGGTAGCCGTATTTATATATGCCTTTAGCCGTATTTAA